From the genome of Malus sylvestris chromosome 6, drMalSylv7.2, whole genome shotgun sequence, one region includes:
- the LOC126627260 gene encoding uncharacterized protein LOC126627260 isoform X1, with translation MKKTNLFVSILLFLSFSVLQVSSLTQTNQDFEKSESSRTLEQGQEHAHEVHCSRERSRAAWQIIEKYLMPFVEHEHYEIPSNCRLHPYNDLFRDQEEHKIHLDINEWQCGYCKKSFRAEMFLDQHFDNRHYNLLNVSGSKCLADLCGALHCDAVMNTKSSKTKCNPASVARNHHLCEGLANSCFPINQSPSARRLNEFFLHQFCHAHTCSGKRKLFPRGGKKHVSVFYLAISILTLMLLPIFYLIVYLHQREMRKGTQELRRISKVGQKTKPS, from the exons ATGAAGAAAACCAACCTGTTTGTTTCAATCCTTCTCTTCTTATCCTTCAGCGTACTCCAAGTCTCCTCCCTTACGCAGACAAACCAG GATTTTGAAAAATCTGAATCTTCAAG AACTCTTGAACAAGGGCAAGAGCATGCTCATGAAGTGCACTGTTCCAGAGAAAGAAGCAGGGCAGCTTGGCAAATTATTGAGAAG tatttgatgccatttgtggaACACGAGCACTATGAGATTCCAAGTAACTGTCGACTTCATCCCTACAATGATCTATTTAGAGATCAGGAAGAGCACAAGATTCATTTGGATATAAACGAATGGCAGTGCGGATACTGTAAGAAAAGCTTCCGTGCTGAAATGTTTCTTGATCAACATTTTGACAACAGACACTACAATCTTCTGAATGTA AGTGGCAGCAAGTGCTTAGCTGATTTATGCGGAGCTTTGCATTGCGATGCTGTGATGAATACCAAGTCGAGCAAAACCAAATGCAATCCTGCATCTGTTGCACGGAATCACCACCTATGTGAG GGTCTTGCCAATAGCTGTTTTCCGATTAATCAAAGTCCTTCAGCCCGCCGTCTTAATG AGTTTTTCTTGCACCAATTTTGTCATGCTCATACTTGCTCGGGGAAACGGAAGCTTTTTCCTAGAGGAGGAAAG AAACATGTAAGTGTATTCTACCTGGCTATCTCCATACTGACTTTGATGCTGCTCCCTATTTTCTATCTGATAGTGTATTTGCACCAAAG AGAGATGAGGAAAGGAACCCAAGAGCTTAGGCGCATTTCAAAAGTTGGGCAGAAAACAAAACCCTCGTAG
- the LOC126627247 gene encoding uncharacterized protein LOC126627247, translating into MGKKTKKPGKGKEKTEKKTVKAEEKRARRETKKLSPEDDIDAILSSIQKEEAKKKEVHVEENVPAPSPRSNCTLSINPLKETELILYGGEFYNGNKTFVYGDLYRYDVEKQDWKLISSPNSPPPRSAHQAVTWKNYLYIFGGEFTSPNQERFHHYKDFWMLDLKTNQWEQLNLKGSPSPRSGHRMVLYKHKIIVFGGFYDTLREVRYHNDLFVFDLDQFKWQEITPRPGSLWPSARSGFQFFVYQDEIFLYGGYSKEVSSDKTGSEKGIVHSDLWSLDPRTWEWNKVKKSGMPPGPRAGFSMCVHKKRALLFGGVVDMEVGADVMMSLFLDELYGFQLDNHRWYPLELRKAKSTKDKPKKSSGRKRKNDDKINSIEPEECATNEKDENNEIDEEADDFESKVDGISHQMAKTITVGNDGLADESDGKINESSANLDSQDSDLPEVVKPCGRINSCMVVGRDTLYVYGGMMEIKDREITLDDLYSLNLSKLDEWKCIIPATETEWVEASEDEDEDEDDDDDSEDEGDEDSNSDETDDDNDEEHGKDGSIQMGDAVALIKGEGKSLRRKEKRARIEQIRASLGLSDSQRTPTPGETLREFYKRTNMYWQMAAHEHTQHTGKELRKDGFDLAEARYRELKPILDELAILEAEQKAEEQEPETSTKKRGKKKR; encoded by the exons ATGgggaagaagacaaagaagccAGGTAAAGGAAAAGAGAAGACGGAGAAGAAAACCGTGAAAGCTGAGGAGAAGAGAGCTCGCAGAGAGACCAAGAAGCTCTCTCCCGAGGACGACATCGATGccattttg TCGAGTATACAAAAGGAAGAAGCTAAGAAGAAGGAAGTCCATGTAGAGGAAAATGTCCCGGCTCCATCTCCACGGTCCAACTGCACG CTGAGTATCAATCCCTTGAAAGAGACAGAGTTGATCCTTTATGGGGGTGAATTCTACAATGGAAACAAG ACGTTTGTGTATGGTGATCTTTACCGCTATGATGTTGAAAAGCAGGACTGGAAGTTAATTTCGAGCCCCAATAGTCCACCTCCTCGTAGTGCCCACCAGGCAGTCACTTGGAAGAATTATCTCTACATCTTTG GTGGTGAGTTTACTTCCCCAAACCAAGAGAGGTTTCATCACTACAAG GACTTTTGGATGTTGGACCTCAAAACAAATCAATGGGAACAACTAAATTTAAAAGGGAGTCCAAGTCCACGCTCAGGTCATCGAATG GTACTGTACAAGCACAAGATTATTGTTTTTGGAGGCTTTTATGACACGCTTAGAGAAGTGAG GTATCATAATGATCTCTTTGTATTTGACCTGGATCAGTTCAAG TGGCAAGAAATAACTCCTAGGCCTGGTTCCTTGTGGCCAAGTGCCCGAAGTGGGTTTCAGTTTTTCGTTTACCAGGATGAA ATTTTCTTATATGGTGGCTATTCCAAAGAAGTTTCATCAGATAAAACTGGCTCCGAGAAAGGAATTGTTCATTCTGACTTGTGGTCCCTTGATCCTAGGACTTGGGAATGGAACAAG GTGAAGAAAAGTGGGATGCCCCCTGGACCTCGTGCTGGGTTCTCTATGTGTGTTCATAAGAAGcgagctttgctctttgggggTGTGGTGGACATGGAAGTTGGAG CTGATGTAATGATGAGCTTGTTCTTGGACGAACTGTATGGCTTCCAATTAGACAACCATCGGTG GTACCCATTAGAGCTACGGAAGGCGAAGTCAACAAAAGATAAG CCTAAAAAGAGTTCTGGACGAAAGCGTAAAAATGATGATAAGATAAATTCAATTGAGCCAGAGGAATGTGCGACAAATGAaaaagatgagaacaatgaGATTGATGAAGAAGCAGATGACTTTGAAAGCAAAGTTGATGGTATATCACATCAAATGGCTAAAACCATTACTGTTGGTAATGATGGGTTAGCTGACGAATCTGATGGGAAGATAAATGAATCTAGTGCTAATTTGGATTCGCAAGATTCTGATTTGCCAGAG GTAGTGAAGCCCTGTGGACGTATCAACTCTTGCATGGTTGTTGGAAGAGATACATTATATGTTTATGGGGGAATGATGGAGATTAAAGATCGAGAAATTACACTTGATGATTTGTATTCTCTTAATCTTAGCAAACTTGACGAGTGGAAGTGCATCATACCA GCAACGGAAACTGAATGGGTGGAGGCGTCCGAGGATGaagatgaggatgaggatgacGATGATGATAGTGAAGATGAAGGCGATGAAGATAGTAACAGTGATGAGACTGATGATGATAATGATGAAGAG CATGGGAAGGATGGGTCGATTCAGATGGGGGATGCTGTTGCTTTAATCAAAGGGGAGGGAAAGAGTCTCCGAAGGAAAGAGAAACGGGCCAGAATTGAGCAGATTAGAGCCAGTCTTGGGCTTTCAGATTCGCAAAGAACCCCAACG CCTggtgaaactttgagagaattCTACAAACGTACAAATATGTACTGGCAAATGGCGGCACACGAACATACTCAACACACTGGAAAG GAGCTCCGTAAGGACGGTTTTGATCTTGCTGAAGCTCGATACAGAGAGCTTAAACCAATTCTTGATGAG TTGGCCATATTAGAAGCAGAGCAGAAGGCCGAAGAGCAAGAACCAGAAACTAGTACCAAAAAAAGAGGCAAGAAGAAAAGATAA
- the LOC126627260 gene encoding uncharacterized protein LOC126627260 isoform X2 has protein sequence MKKTNLFVSILLFLSFSVLQVSSLTQTNQDFEKSESSRTLEQGQEHAHEVHCSRERSRAAWQIIEKYLMPFVEHEHYEIPSNCRLHPYNDLFRDQEEHKIHLDINEWQCGYCKKSFRAEMFLDQHFDNRHYNLLNVSGSKCLADLCGALHCDAVMNTKSSKTKCNPASVARNHHLCEGLANSCFPINQSPSARRLNEFFLHQFCHAHTCSGKRKLFPRGGKKHVSVFYLAISILTLMLLPIFYLIRDEERNPRA, from the exons ATGAAGAAAACCAACCTGTTTGTTTCAATCCTTCTCTTCTTATCCTTCAGCGTACTCCAAGTCTCCTCCCTTACGCAGACAAACCAG GATTTTGAAAAATCTGAATCTTCAAG AACTCTTGAACAAGGGCAAGAGCATGCTCATGAAGTGCACTGTTCCAGAGAAAGAAGCAGGGCAGCTTGGCAAATTATTGAGAAG tatttgatgccatttgtggaACACGAGCACTATGAGATTCCAAGTAACTGTCGACTTCATCCCTACAATGATCTATTTAGAGATCAGGAAGAGCACAAGATTCATTTGGATATAAACGAATGGCAGTGCGGATACTGTAAGAAAAGCTTCCGTGCTGAAATGTTTCTTGATCAACATTTTGACAACAGACACTACAATCTTCTGAATGTA AGTGGCAGCAAGTGCTTAGCTGATTTATGCGGAGCTTTGCATTGCGATGCTGTGATGAATACCAAGTCGAGCAAAACCAAATGCAATCCTGCATCTGTTGCACGGAATCACCACCTATGTGAG GGTCTTGCCAATAGCTGTTTTCCGATTAATCAAAGTCCTTCAGCCCGCCGTCTTAATG AGTTTTTCTTGCACCAATTTTGTCATGCTCATACTTGCTCGGGGAAACGGAAGCTTTTTCCTAGAGGAGGAAAG AAACATGTAAGTGTATTCTACCTGGCTATCTCCATACTGACTTTGATGCTGCTCCCTATTTTCTATCTGATA AGAGATGAGGAAAGGAACCCAAGAGCTTAG